A region of Catenibacterium mitsuokai DNA encodes the following proteins:
- a CDS encoding competence type IV pilus minor pilin ComGF: MVNNNQDIAVGAKQLADYLLVSKIKTYSEDIGYYDDKGEENTIIFEKRRLVKTPGYEILITDIDDVLFFEKDAYMYMTVTRKNQKYTYMICDLYRKQETYVEE; this comes from the coding sequence GTGGTCAATAACAATCAGGATATTGCAGTAGGTGCGAAACAACTTGCAGATTATCTTCTTGTATCTAAAATCAAGACATATAGTGAAGATATTGGCTATTATGATGATAAGGGTGAAGAAAATACAATCATTTTTGAAAAAAGAAGACTGGTGAAGACACCTGGCTATGAAATCCTTATTACCGATATAGATGATGTACTATTTTTTGAGAAGGATGCCTATATGTATATGACAGTTACAAGAAAAAACCAGAAATATACATATATGATTTGTGATTTGTATAGAAAGCAGGAAACTTATGTCGAAGAATAG
- the comGD gene encoding competence type IV pilus minor pilin ComGD — protein MYRKGFTVIEMLFVLSITIFLSLLCMTPHTRTIKEEEEIALIKAMFDEARAMAIVEKDTVKVSVSNHRVDLIGKENKTLNLEQGYTFLTNHTFTFNDHGHIKIAKTLVLKTPHHTKKFVFQLGSGAYHVA, from the coding sequence ATGTATAGAAAGGGATTTACAGTTATAGAAATGTTGTTTGTTTTATCTATTACTATCTTTTTGTCCTTGTTATGTATGACACCTCATACACGTACGATTAAAGAAGAGGAAGAAATAGCGCTTATTAAAGCGATGTTTGATGAAGCAAGGGCGATGGCTATAGTGGAAAAAGATACAGTAAAGGTGTCTGTATCTAATCATAGAGTAGACTTGATTGGTAAGGAAAATAAGACATTAAATTTAGAGCAAGGGTATACTTTTCTTACGAATCATACATTTACTTTTAATGATCATGGTCATATTAAGATTGCAAAAACTCTTGTATTAAAAACACCACATCATACCAAGAAATTTGTTTTTCAGTTAGGAAGTGGAGCATATCATGTTGCATAA
- the comGC gene encoding competence type IV pilus major pilin ComGC produces MKNNKAGFTLIEMIFCISVILVILLLVIPNVTSKNDVVKGKGCEAQVEVVNSQIILYQIEHDELPTSISQLTSGSNPYLTKKQATCPNGKSIYISNGQAYV; encoded by the coding sequence ATGAAAAATAATAAAGCAGGCTTTACTCTTATAGAGATGATATTTTGTATTTCTGTTATTCTAGTTATCTTATTACTCGTTATTCCTAATGTAACAAGTAAGAACGATGTTGTGAAAGGAAAGGGATGTGAAGCACAGGTAGAAGTTGTTAATTCACAAATTATCTTGTATCAGATTGAACATGATGAACTGCCTACCAGCATTTCTCAATTAACATCTGGTTCAAATCCTTATCTCACTAAAAAACAAGCAACATGTCCTAATGGAAAATCAATTTATATATCAAATGGACAGGCATATGTATAG
- a CDS encoding type II secretion system F family protein, producing MDNDLLFLENLSNLLEQGYGIEETLLICKDINDHPSIDTILQKIYDGENLTDALLDPHLPPLFIEFFTFFSMRSTISDAIKNSLKIYNEIYSMKKKLVAQMTYPLILIVFLLFFSLFATFILFPKVTTLFSSFGMNPSLSFTLLFFIIRLIPILIIGLLSALIISGVYFLISLKKKKFWIIERYLKVPFLKKYIQKYFTFKFCLYFNELLEDHIDSNTIITMLNESMSQSDIKIVLYEIYIRLKEGEQLENIIDGFPYFDHLFVSMYKMFLKNPDQIGSMRGYLDISQEQITYAVNKFTKFFVPIVYGFVAFFVITIYIAVIIPMMNVIGDI from the coding sequence ATGGACAATGATCTTTTATTTCTTGAAAACTTATCTAATCTTCTCGAACAAGGTTATGGGATAGAAGAAACATTACTTATCTGTAAAGATATTAATGATCATCCAAGCATTGATACAATATTGCAGAAAATATATGATGGAGAGAATTTGACTGATGCATTGCTGGATCCTCATCTTCCACCTTTATTCATTGAGTTTTTTACTTTCTTTTCTATGCGTTCCACCATTTCCGATGCGATTAAGAATAGCTTAAAAATATATAATGAAATATATTCAATGAAAAAGAAATTAGTTGCCCAGATGACATATCCTCTTATTTTGATTGTATTTTTACTCTTTTTCTCTTTGTTTGCAACTTTTATTCTCTTTCCTAAAGTTACTACTTTGTTCAGTTCATTTGGGATGAATCCATCTTTAAGCTTCACTCTTTTATTCTTTATTATTCGCCTAATTCCTATTTTGATTATTGGTTTATTATCTGCATTAATTATATCCGGTGTTTATTTTCTTATCTCTTTAAAGAAAAAGAAGTTCTGGATAATTGAACGTTATCTGAAAGTACCTTTCTTAAAGAAGTATATTCAGAAATATTTCACATTTAAGTTCTGCCTCTATTTCAACGAGTTGCTAGAAGATCATATTGATTCTAATACTATTATTACAATGTTGAATGAGAGTATGAGTCAAAGTGATATTAAGATTGTACTTTATGAAATCTATATTCGTTTAAAAGAAGGTGAGCAGCTAGAAAATATTATAGATGGTTTTCCTTATTTCGATCATCTCTTTGTCTCTATGTATAAGATGTTTTTAAAGAATCCTGATCAAATAGGATCAATGAGAGGGTATTTAGATATTTCTCAAGAACAGATTACATATGCTGTTAATAAGTTTACAAAGTTTTTTGTCCCAATTGTTTATGGTTTTGTCGCATTTTTCGTCATCACAATATATATCGCAGTTATTATTCCGATGATGAATGTTATTGGAGATATTTAG
- a CDS encoding ATPase, T2SS/T4P/T4SS family: MDELFETIFFKALKADSTDIHFKLTDHLSIQFRVFGELQHYQDYESAVGAKIMNYLKYKSFINVNYKMVPQTGAFHYYINEHIYFLRVSYLPGMDFESIVIRILNNHENITINEISEIDDFTFFLNEICYQKAGLFLVAGATGSGKSTTLYAILDKIIEMGGRNVVTLEDPIEIVKEHCLQIEMNESLGIDYYNSLKQILRHDPDVIMIGEIRDEKTAKLAITCALTGHLVLSTIHASNSLLVIKRMLNLGINETDLEDVLIGVVTQRIKYDRRNRRVIILPEIMNKIQIKQYFVDHTVNYPSFKDNALMLIKEKHCDQYLFKDELNGQ; this comes from the coding sequence ATGGATGAACTATTTGAAACTATTTTTTTCAAAGCACTTAAAGCAGATTCTACAGACATCCATTTCAAATTGACGGACCATTTGAGTATTCAATTTAGAGTGTTTGGAGAGTTACAACATTATCAGGATTATGAAAGTGCAGTAGGTGCTAAGATCATGAACTATCTGAAATATAAGTCTTTCATTAATGTGAATTATAAAATGGTTCCTCAGACAGGTGCTTTTCACTACTACATCAATGAACATATTTATTTCCTTCGTGTTTCTTATTTACCTGGAATGGATTTTGAAAGTATAGTCATAAGAATATTAAATAATCATGAGAATATCACTATTAATGAGATATCAGAGATTGATGACTTTACTTTCTTTCTTAATGAAATCTGTTATCAAAAGGCAGGTCTCTTTTTGGTGGCAGGTGCTACAGGTTCAGGTAAATCAACCACTTTATATGCCATACTTGATAAGATTATTGAAATGGGAGGAAGAAATGTTGTTACGTTAGAGGATCCAATAGAAATAGTGAAGGAACATTGTTTGCAAATAGAAATGAATGAAAGCTTAGGTATTGATTATTATAATTCATTGAAACAGATTTTAAGACATGATCCAGATGTAATCATGATCGGTGAAATTAGAGACGAAAAGACCGCAAAACTTGCGATTACATGTGCTTTAACAGGGCATCTGGTATTATCTACTATTCATGCCAGTAACTCATTGCTGGTAATAAAGAGAATGTTGAATTTAGGGATTAATGAAACGGATTTAGAGGACGTATTGATTGGTGTAGTTACACAACGCATTAAATATGATAGAAGGAATAGAAGAGTTATCATACTTCCTGAAATAATGAATAAGATACAGATCAAACAATATTTTGTAGATCATACAGTTAATTATCCATCATTTAAAGACAATGCTTTAATGCTTATTAAAGAAAAGCACTGTGATCAGTATTTGTTTAAGGATGAGTTGAATGGACAATGA
- a CDS encoding peptidylprolyl isomerase, which translates to MKKIIRLILALAIGSTLIGCSSKPGGTIDLTSNIKVTIKGYNGKGEVYVDNNTKYGKTNSNIRDFVSNVEYTLENGENGALSNGDEITINARYSKSQAKDLGLTIKNPTKKVKVSGLKDLLTGYYDCEIKIKNYGSIKLKLDANTAPITVSNFVGLANDGFYNGLTFHRIIKGFMIQGGDPNGDGTGGSKDTIKGEFSSNGVDNPLKHTRGVISMARSQSNDSASSQFFIMHEDAPSLDGEYAAFGCAYSGMEIVDKICNDVKTEDSNGTVLKKNQPVIESIICTKVQ; encoded by the coding sequence ATGAAAAAGATAATACGTTTAATACTTGCCTTAGCTATAGGTTCTACACTTATAGGATGTTCTTCTAAGCCTGGAGGAACGATTGACTTGACAAGTAATATCAAAGTAACAATCAAAGGCTATAATGGTAAGGGAGAGGTTTATGTCGATAATAATACAAAGTATGGTAAAACCAATTCTAATATTAGAGATTTTGTAAGCAATGTAGAATATACATTAGAAAACGGTGAAAATGGTGCACTCTCTAATGGTGATGAAATTACTATTAATGCTAGATATTCTAAATCACAGGCTAAAGATCTAGGGCTTACTATTAAGAATCCTACTAAGAAGGTCAAGGTATCTGGGTTAAAAGATTTATTAACAGGTTATTATGATTGTGAAATCAAGATTAAAAATTATGGTTCAATTAAATTAAAGCTTGATGCGAATACAGCACCTATTACCGTAAGCAATTTTGTCGGACTTGCCAATGATGGTTTCTATAATGGCTTAACATTCCATCGTATTATTAAAGGATTTATGATTCAGGGTGGAGATCCTAATGGAGATGGAACTGGAGGTTCTAAAGATACTATTAAGGGTGAATTTTCTAGTAATGGTGTAGATAATCCTTTGAAGCATACAAGAGGCGTTATTTCAATGGCAAGAAGTCAGTCCAATGATAGTGCCAGCAGTCAATTCTTCATTATGCATGAAGATGCACCTTCATTAGATGGTGAATATGCAGCATTTGGATGTGCTTATTCAGGAATGGAGATTGTTGATAAGATCTGTAATGATGTAAAGACAGAAGACAGCAATGGAACAGTACTAAAAAAGAATCAGCCAGTTATCGAAAGTATTATATGTACAAAGGTTCAGTAA
- a CDS encoding MBL fold metallo-hydrolase — protein sequence MIKRLVVGPLQENCYIVSCGHTCVIIDPGDEANHIMQEIENDHLEVKGILVTHGHFDHIGAVNELKAYYHTDVYATKDTKDMMLNWDENLSVMIGGEKYIVEDVQIIDDTIILEGMNFKVYETPGHAKGSCLYYYEQENALFTGDTLFRGGCGRIDFPTGSQSAMIQSLSKIKQFTFDADVYPGHGPQSKISLEKKNNPYLSF from the coding sequence ATGATTAAAAGATTAGTAGTAGGTCCTTTACAGGAGAATTGTTATATAGTGAGTTGTGGTCATACCTGTGTGATTATTGATCCAGGAGATGAAGCAAATCATATTATGCAGGAAATAGAGAATGATCATTTAGAGGTAAAAGGCATTCTTGTGACACATGGTCATTTTGATCATATTGGTGCTGTGAATGAACTAAAAGCATATTATCATACAGATGTATATGCCACGAAAGATACTAAAGATATGATGCTTAACTGGGATGAAAATCTCTCAGTTATGATTGGTGGGGAAAAGTATATTGTAGAAGATGTACAAATCATTGATGATACAATTATACTTGAAGGCATGAACTTCAAAGTTTATGAGACGCCAGGTCATGCAAAAGGAAGCTGTCTTTATTATTATGAACAGGAAAATGCATTATTTACTGGTGATACATTATTTAGAGGCGGCTGTGGAAGAATTGATTTTCCTACAGGAAGTCAGTCGGCTATGATTCAGTCTTTAAGTAAAATAAAACAATTTACATTTGATGCTGATGTCTATCCAGGACATGGTCCACAATCCAAAATTTCTTTAGAAAAGAAAAATAACCCGTATTTATCCTTTTGA
- the rpmG gene encoding 50S ribosomal protein L33 — protein MRDNIILKCTECGEENYINTKNKKSHPERVEFKKYCPRCNKKTVHKEKK, from the coding sequence ATGAGAGATAATATTATCTTAAAGTGTACAGAATGTGGTGAAGAAAACTATATCAACACAAAGAATAAAAAGAGTCATCCTGAAAGGGTTGAATTTAAAAAGTATTGTCCAAGATGTAACAAGAAAACTGTTCATAAGGAAAAGAAATAA
- a CDS encoding peptidoglycan D,D-transpeptidase FtsI family protein, translating to MFSNRPIKFIGRKEAQEQQRNQLDNVVARRFYIIIGVVIVIATIFALRLFYMQINKSDFYSAKLEQYSTNTFEVDALRGEIVDRNYNKLVYNENVVCATYYAVRGIKDDEIKSMVNFITKNCNVDISSVTEREKKDYLLMKDKKFAKSLVTESEKKALAANDDGDTEYYNLQLKRITKKILEKHLTDDDVRYYKLYYTIKNCKSGSAVLLENISYQEASIIGENNDLLRGIQVTSDWKRAYTDESMLKSTLGKVTTKKQGLPATLKDELLALDYSNDSRVGTSGLERQYEDILSGNKSVMTLNYMSDGTPIVKTKKQGSSGENIQLTLDWDIQTQLTQMVEQCLYSHTSERYQQHIYCVMMEPKTGDVIALVGKEFNKEKTPYEMKDATYLAYTGAYRIGSTMKGAVIYACFKNNIIKANHYETDTSEGLKIAGTKAKHSWNKSGFGNINEVQALAYSSNIYMMKIIIKLAGGHYQYDRPIHINKNAFTKLRNAAGELGLGVKTGIDLPYEAATGPREEEDTAGKLLDFSIGQYDTYTPLQLAVYASTLANKGVKVQPHLYKSSYKTDTSGEIVTLNTHKKKVVDDVSEGNEDAFNQIQAGMKAVVTYGTAAGSFSGFPYDISGKSGTAEDYTHTGNIDHPNHLFIAYGPSKDPQVVVAVLEERLKGSNDAPTIAKKAFSLYFEKYGYNN from the coding sequence TTGTTTAGTAATAGACCGATAAAGTTTATAGGGCGAAAAGAAGCCCAGGAACAGCAGCGTAATCAGCTAGATAATGTAGTGGCACGTCGTTTTTATATTATTATTGGCGTTGTTATTGTGATAGCAACAATATTTGCATTGAGATTGTTCTATATGCAGATTAATAAGTCTGATTTCTATTCAGCTAAGCTGGAACAATACAGCACAAATACATTTGAAGTGGATGCATTACGTGGTGAAATAGTTGATAGAAATTATAATAAGCTTGTTTATAACGAAAATGTTGTATGTGCAACTTATTATGCGGTTAGAGGAATTAAGGATGATGAAATTAAATCTATGGTTAATTTTATCACTAAGAATTGTAATGTTGATATTTCAAGTGTAACTGAAAGAGAGAAAAAAGATTACCTTCTTATGAAGGATAAGAAATTTGCAAAATCTCTCGTTACAGAATCTGAAAAGAAGGCTCTTGCTGCAAATGATGATGGAGATACGGAGTATTATAATTTACAGTTAAAAAGAATTACAAAGAAAATATTGGAAAAACATTTAACTGATGATGATGTCCGTTATTATAAACTCTATTATACAATCAAGAATTGTAAGAGTGGTTCTGCAGTACTTCTTGAGAATATCAGTTATCAGGAAGCAAGTATCATTGGTGAAAATAATGATTTATTAAGAGGTATTCAGGTAACAAGTGACTGGAAGCGTGCTTATACAGATGAGTCTATGCTAAAGAGTACACTTGGTAAAGTTACTACAAAGAAACAGGGGCTTCCTGCAACTTTAAAAGATGAACTTCTTGCGTTAGATTATAGTAATGACTCACGTGTTGGTACGTCTGGATTAGAAAGACAATATGAAGATATTCTTAGTGGGAATAAGTCAGTTATGACTTTGAACTATATGAGTGATGGTACACCTATTGTCAAAACAAAGAAACAAGGTAGCAGTGGTGAAAACATTCAGTTAACCCTTGACTGGGATATTCAGACACAATTGACTCAGATGGTTGAGCAATGTCTTTATAGTCATACATCTGAAAGATATCAGCAGCATATTTATTGTGTTATGATGGAGCCTAAGACAGGTGATGTGATTGCCTTGGTTGGTAAGGAATTTAATAAAGAGAAGACACCTTATGAAATGAAAGATGCGACTTATCTAGCTTATACGGGTGCATATCGTATTGGTTCTACTATGAAGGGGGCTGTTATTTATGCCTGCTTCAAGAATAACATTATTAAAGCGAACCATTATGAAACTGATACTTCTGAAGGTTTGAAGATTGCTGGTACAAAAGCAAAGCATTCTTGGAACAAGAGTGGTTTCGGTAATATTAATGAAGTACAGGCGCTGGCTTATTCTTCAAACATTTATATGATGAAGATTATTATCAAACTTGCTGGTGGTCATTATCAGTACGATCGACCAATTCATATCAATAAGAATGCATTTACTAAATTAAGAAATGCCGCGGGTGAATTAGGATTAGGTGTCAAGACGGGTATTGATTTACCTTATGAGGCGGCAACTGGACCTCGTGAGGAAGAAGATACAGCAGGTAAGCTTCTTGACTTCTCAATTGGTCAGTATGATACGTATACACCATTACAACTTGCTGTATATGCTTCTACATTGGCTAATAAAGGTGTTAAAGTACAGCCTCATCTTTATAAGAGTTCGTATAAGACAGATACGTCCGGTGAAATTGTAACTCTTAATACGCATAAGAAGAAGGTTGTGGATGATGTATCTGAAGGTAATGAAGATGCGTTTAATCAGATTCAGGCTGGTATGAAAGCCGTAGTTACTTATGGTACTGCTGCAGGTTCATTTTCTGGATTCCCATATGATATTTCTGGTAAATCAGGTACTGCCGAAGACTATACACATACAGGTAATATCGACCATCCTAACCATTTGTTTATTGCTTATGGTCCAAGTAAAGATCCACAGGTTGTTGTAGCTGTTCTAGAAGAGAGATTAAAGGGTTCTAATGATGCGCCTACTATCGCAAAAAAAGCGTTTAGTCTCTATTTTGAAAAATATGGCTATAATAATTAA
- the lepA gene encoding translation elongation factor 4, which translates to MVDQSLIRNFSIIAHIDHGKSTLADRILQLTGTVADRDMKDQLLDDMELERERGITIKLNAVSLTYKAKDGKTYLLHLIDTPGHVDFSYEVSRSLAACEGAILVVDAAQGVEAQTLANVYLALDNNLEILPVINKIDLPSADPDRVAAEVEELIGLPADDAPRISAKTGLNVEAVLEEIVNKVPAPSGDINAPTQALIFDSFYDAYRGVIILVCVKEGKIRVGDHIHFMASNADYEVVECGVHTPREVKKDELVTGEVGWIAASIKSISDVHVGDTVTTLENKATEPLPGYRRMNPMVYCGLYPIDNAKYKDLREALEKIALSDSSLVYEPETSQALGFGFRCGFLGLLHMDVIEERLEREFGLDLIATAPSVIYNVYLSDGSMIEIDNPALLPDPTTITRIEEPYVRAAIMTPDEFIGPIMELCQNKRGEYVDIEYLDDTRRNVIYYIPLSEIVYDFFDKLKSCTRGYASFDYELHGYRTSNLTKMDILLNGEVVDALSSIVHKDFAYDRGRIICEKLKTIIPRQQFEIPVQAAIQGRVIARTNIKAIRKNVLAKCYGGDISRKKKLLEKQKEGKKRMKAVGSVEIPQEAFMAILSVDDE; encoded by the coding sequence ATGGTTGATCAGTCACTTATTAGAAACTTTTCAATTATTGCACATATTGACCATGGTAAGAGTACTCTTGCCGATAGAATTTTACAATTAACTGGTACTGTAGCAGATCGTGATATGAAAGATCAGCTGCTTGACGATATGGAACTTGAAAGAGAGCGTGGTATTACAATTAAGTTAAATGCCGTCTCTTTAACATATAAAGCAAAAGATGGAAAAACTTATCTTTTACATCTTATAGATACACCGGGCCATGTTGACTTTTCTTATGAAGTCTCACGTTCACTTGCGGCTTGTGAAGGCGCTATTTTAGTAGTAGATGCCGCTCAGGGTGTTGAAGCGCAGACTCTTGCAAATGTTTATCTTGCATTAGATAACAATTTGGAAATTCTTCCTGTTATTAATAAAATAGATCTACCTAGCGCTGATCCAGATAGAGTTGCTGCAGAAGTGGAAGAATTAATTGGTCTTCCGGCAGATGATGCACCTCGTATTTCAGCTAAGACAGGTTTAAATGTTGAAGCGGTATTAGAGGAAATTGTTAATAAAGTACCAGCACCTAGTGGTGATATTAATGCACCGACTCAAGCTTTAATCTTTGATTCTTTCTATGATGCTTATAGAGGCGTTATTATTCTTGTTTGTGTCAAGGAAGGTAAGATCAGAGTAGGTGATCATATTCATTTTATGGCGAGCAACGCAGATTATGAAGTTGTGGAATGTGGTGTTCATACACCTCGTGAAGTGAAGAAAGATGAGTTAGTAACAGGTGAAGTAGGATGGATTGCTGCAAGCATTAAGTCTATTTCGGATGTTCATGTTGGTGATACAGTTACAACTCTTGAAAATAAAGCAACCGAGCCATTACCAGGTTATCGTCGTATGAATCCGATGGTTTATTGTGGTCTTTATCCAATTGACAATGCGAAATATAAAGATTTGCGTGAAGCACTTGAAAAGATTGCATTAAGTGACTCTTCACTTGTTTATGAACCTGAAACATCTCAGGCTTTAGGATTTGGTTTCCGTTGTGGATTCCTTGGCTTATTACATATGGATGTTATAGAAGAAAGACTAGAAAGAGAATTTGGCCTTGATCTGATTGCAACAGCACCATCTGTAATCTATAACGTTTATTTAAGTGATGGTTCTATGATTGAAATAGATAACCCAGCTTTACTGCCAGATCCAACAACAATTACACGTATAGAAGAACCTTATGTACGTGCTGCAATTATGACACCTGATGAATTTATTGGGCCTATTATGGAATTATGTCAGAATAAGCGTGGAGAATATGTAGATATTGAATATCTTGATGATACAAGAAGAAATGTTATTTACTATATTCCTCTATCAGAAATTGTTTATGATTTCTTTGATAAATTAAAATCATGTACACGTGGTTATGCATCATTTGACTATGAGTTACATGGTTATCGTACAAGTAACTTAACTAAGATGGATATTCTCTTAAATGGAGAAGTAGTTGATGCGTTATCTTCTATTGTTCATAAGGATTTTGCATATGATCGTGGAAGAATCATCTGTGAGAAGTTAAAGACTATCATTCCAAGACAACAGTTCGAAATTCCTGTTCAGGCCGCTATTCAGGGACGTGTTATCGCACGTACTAATATTAAGGCAATTAGAAAGAATGTCCTTGCAAAGTGTTATGGTGGGGATATTTCACGTAAGAAGAAGCTTCTTGAAAAACAGAAAGAAGGTAAAAAGCGTATGAAGGCTGTGGGAAGTGTTGAAATTCCACAGGAGGCATTCATGGCTATTTTATCTGTGGATGATGAATAG
- a CDS encoding single-stranded DNA-binding protein, with protein MYNHVFLVGRIAQMPDYEIINNYRKDALIHLQVYRPFDEIKGCRDYDLIPIILWKGLAEMINDTCHAGSVIAIRGRLSNLEDKPKYKGYRVMTVRAESFELLDEKLKELQKPLTIEK; from the coding sequence ATGTATAATCATGTATTTCTAGTGGGCAGAATTGCTCAGATGCCTGATTATGAAATTATCAATAATTATCGAAAGGATGCTTTGATCCACCTTCAGGTGTATCGTCCTTTTGATGAAATAAAAGGATGTAGGGATTATGATCTGATTCCTATTATCTTATGGAAAGGTTTAGCGGAAATGATTAATGATACTTGTCATGCTGGCAGTGTCATTGCAATAAGAGGAAGACTGAGTAATCTTGAAGATAAGCCCAAATATAAAGGGTATCGTGTCATGACTGTACGTGCAGAGTCTTTCGAACTTCTTGATGAGAAGCTCAAAGAACTTCAAAAACCGCTGACTATTGAGAAATAA
- the acpS gene encoding holo-ACP synthase, which produces MGIGVDIVELSRLDVDNERFVRHILADAEYEIFQSFPTEKRKREYLGGRFAAKEAYLKANHLGIGGISFHDIVILNHEDGSPYLNDEDADISIAHDGGIAIAFVYKK; this is translated from the coding sequence ATGGGAATTGGTGTTGATATTGTTGAGCTTTCTCGTTTAGATGTTGATAATGAACGTTTTGTACGTCATATTTTAGCAGATGCAGAATATGAAATATTTCAATCATTTCCAACTGAAAAACGTAAGAGAGAATATCTCGGTGGTCGCTTTGCGGCAAAGGAAGCTTATTTAAAAGCCAACCATCTAGGCATCGGTGGTATTTCATTTCATGATATTGTCATTTTGAATCATGAAGACGGAAGTCCTTATCTGAATGATGAGGATGCAGACATTTCTATTGCACATGATGGTGGCATTGCTATCGCTTTTGTATATAAGAAATAA
- a CDS encoding thioredoxin family protein has product MDKLIKLHSLKEFEEAIQNRSIIVFSTDWCPDCLYMKTYIEHIVENNSAFRFYYINRDDMLDLCIELKILGIPSFVAYDKGEELGRFVSKLRKTEEEVQSFIDSI; this is encoded by the coding sequence ATGGATAAACTCATCAAACTGCATTCTTTAAAGGAATTTGAAGAAGCTATCCAAAATAGAAGTATTATCGTATTTTCTACAGATTGGTGTCCTGATTGTCTTTATATGAAAACCTATATAGAACATATTGTTGAAAACAATTCAGCATTTCGATTCTATTATATAAATCGTGATGATATGCTTGATTTATGTATTGAATTAAAAATCTTAGGCATTCCTTCTTTTGTTGCATATGACAAGGGTGAGGAATTAGGACGATTTGTATCGAAATTAAGAAAGACAGAGGAGGAAGTTCAGTCTTTTATTGATTCAATTTAA
- the trmB gene encoding tRNA (guanosine(46)-N7)-methyltransferase TrmB has product MRLRNNPDAMPFLEEQADLVFINPRDHLGKWHEVFGNNNPIAIEIGMGKGDFIIENARRNPDINYIGIEKYSTVLTIAVKKYLEMEALPNLRFMKEDAAVLGEVFAENEIDTVYLNFSDPWPKKRHSKRRLTYASFLDVYKNILKEKGHLIFKTDNRPFFEYSLVSMNNYGVCFHDVCLDLHHSEGYEDNVMTEYEKKFSPFGPIYRIDIDFGEMNG; this is encoded by the coding sequence ATGAGATTAAGAAATAATCCTGATGCCATGCCTTTTTTAGAAGAGCAGGCAGATTTAGTTTTTATTAATCCACGTGATCACTTAGGTAAGTGGCACGAGGTGTTTGGAAATAACAATCCTATTGCAATTGAAATTGGAATGGGGAAAGGTGATTTCATTATCGAAAATGCGAGACGAAATCCAGATATCAACTATATTGGTATTGAAAAATATTCTACAGTTTTAACTATTGCAGTTAAGAAATATCTTGAAATGGAGGCTTTGCCAAATCTCCGTTTTATGAAGGAAGATGCTGCCGTACTTGGTGAAGTGTTTGCGGAAAATGAAATTGATACAGTTTATTTGAATTTCAGTGATCCTTGGCCTAAAAAGAGACATTCAAAGAGAAGATTAACTTATGCTTCATTCCTTGATGTCTATAAGAATATTCTTAAGGAAAAAGGACATTTAATCTTTAAGACAGATAATCGTCCGTTCTTTGAATATTCACTTGTTTCTATGAATAATTATGGTGTTTGTTTTCATGATGTATGTTTAGATCTTCATCATAGTGAAGGATATGAAGACAACGTGATGACTGAGTATGAAAAGAAATTCTCACCATTTGGGCCAATCTATAGAATTGATATTGATTTTGGAGAAATGAATGGATAA